A section of the Mycobacterium sp. 3519A genome encodes:
- the rho gene encoding transcription termination factor Rho has protein sequence MTETDLITAGGSAENPGLPETQTVTSDISSTPEDSGSDKTNGTSTAETAPTAQAASGDRGAALSSMVLPELRALARQIGVEGASGMRKSELVAAIRARRADSNGRSAEAEAKAPAEVKAPAEAAPEQPATEQAAEEQAPPRRERRGASRGAGAPAADDKKDENKPDAEGERAQKQDTKPDKSDKADKADKSEKSDGEQQGDQGGQNRGSNSDDDGEGRGGRRGRRFRDRRRRERGGDGGGGGDRDTELREDDVVQPVAGILDVLDNYAFVRTSGYLAGPNDVYVSMNMVRKNGLRRGDAVTGAVRVPKEGEGGGQNPRQKFNPLVRLDTVNGKPVEEAKKRPDFTKLTPLYPNERLRLETTTEKLTTRVIDLIMPVGKGQRALIVSPPKAGKTTILQDIANAITKNNPECHLMVVLVDERPEEVTDMQRSVKGEVIASTFDRPPSDHTQAAELAIERAKRLVEQGKDVVVLLDSITRLGRAYNNASPASGRILSGGVDSTALYPPKRFLGAARNIEEGGSLTIIATAMVETGSTGDTVIFEEFKGTGNAELKLDRKISERRVFPAVDVNPSGTRKDELLLSPDEFAIVHKLRRVLSGLDPHQAIDLLMSQLRKTKNNYEFLVQVSKTAPGSMDAD, from the coding sequence GTGACTGAAACGGACCTCATCACGGCTGGTGGCAGCGCCGAAAACCCTGGGCTGCCGGAAACCCAAACCGTGACTTCAGACATTTCATCCACCCCGGAGGATTCGGGGTCGGACAAGACGAACGGCACATCGACGGCTGAGACCGCGCCGACGGCACAGGCCGCATCGGGCGATCGTGGCGCCGCGCTGTCGAGCATGGTGCTGCCGGAACTGCGCGCACTGGCCAGGCAGATCGGCGTCGAAGGCGCCTCCGGCATGCGCAAGAGCGAGCTTGTTGCCGCCATCCGCGCACGCCGCGCCGACTCGAACGGCCGGTCGGCGGAAGCCGAAGCCAAGGCTCCAGCCGAGGTCAAGGCCCCGGCCGAGGCCGCGCCCGAACAGCCCGCCACCGAGCAGGCCGCCGAGGAGCAGGCCCCGCCGCGTCGTGAGCGGCGCGGTGCCTCCCGCGGTGCCGGTGCGCCCGCCGCGGACGACAAGAAGGACGAGAACAAGCCCGACGCCGAAGGTGAACGGGCCCAGAAGCAAGACACCAAGCCCGACAAGTCCGACAAGGCCGACAAGGCCGACAAGTCGGAGAAGTCCGACGGCGAGCAGCAAGGCGATCAGGGCGGCCAGAACCGCGGCTCGAATAGCGACGACGACGGCGAGGGCCGTGGCGGCCGGCGCGGCCGCCGGTTCCGCGACCGCAGGCGCCGGGAGCGCGGCGGCGACGGCGGCGGTGGTGGTGACCGCGATACCGAACTGCGCGAGGACGACGTAGTTCAGCCAGTCGCGGGCATCCTCGACGTGCTCGACAACTACGCGTTCGTCCGCACCTCCGGCTACCTGGCCGGCCCCAACGACGTCTACGTGTCCATGAACATGGTGCGTAAGAACGGTCTGCGACGCGGCGACGCGGTGACAGGCGCGGTGCGGGTGCCCAAAGAAGGTGAAGGCGGCGGTCAGAACCCGCGGCAGAAGTTCAACCCGCTGGTCCGGCTGGACACCGTCAACGGCAAGCCTGTCGAGGAAGCCAAGAAGCGGCCCGACTTCACCAAGCTCACCCCGCTGTACCCCAACGAGCGGCTGCGGCTGGAGACCACCACCGAGAAGCTGACCACCCGCGTGATCGACCTGATCATGCCGGTCGGCAAGGGGCAGCGTGCGCTGATCGTGTCGCCGCCGAAGGCCGGTAAGACGACCATCCTTCAGGACATCGCCAACGCGATCACGAAGAACAACCCGGAATGCCACCTGATGGTGGTGCTCGTCGATGAGCGTCCGGAAGAGGTCACCGACATGCAGCGCTCGGTCAAGGGTGAGGTCATCGCCTCGACCTTCGACCGTCCGCCGTCAGACCACACCCAGGCCGCTGAACTCGCGATCGAGCGGGCCAAGCGGCTGGTGGAGCAGGGCAAGGACGTCGTCGTGCTGCTCGACTCGATCACCCGTCTCGGCCGCGCGTACAACAACGCGTCGCCGGCGTCGGGCCGGATCCTGTCCGGTGGTGTCGACTCGACCGCGCTGTACCCGCCGAAGCGGTTCCTCGGCGCGGCCCGCAACATCGAAGAGGGCGGCTCGCTGACGATCATCGCCACCGCGATGGTGGAGACCGGTTCGACCGGTGACACGGTGATCTTCGAGGAGTTCAAGGGCACCGGCAACGCCGAGCTCAAGCTCGACCGCAAGATCTCCGAGCGCCGGGTGTTCCCGGCCGTCGACGTCAACCCGTCCGGCACCCGTAAGGACGAGTTGCTGCTGTCCCCGGACGAGTTCGCGATCGTGCACAAGCTGCGTCGCGTGCTGAGCGGTCTCGACCCGCATCAGGCCATCGACCTGCTGATGAGCCAGTTGCGCAAGACGAAGAACAACTACGAGTTCCTGGTGCAGGTCTCCAAGACCGCGCCTGGCTCGATGGACGCCGACTAA
- a CDS encoding TetR/AcrR family transcriptional regulator has product MTSPTATKSVRDRLIDAAEVCLRAKGIRLTTVSEVAEVAGVSRGWLYRHFPDKVTLLGAALVRLNDAYWSEAHAVLEQVEGLDRQMGVGIARARGAYDDPGALLMKLRMDEPEEFAACAGAGVQGLVPDLADFWSRYLVAARERGETHPDIDIAEASEWVARVILSLSTVPGNTLDPGDADAVAAYVRRYVMPGLQA; this is encoded by the coding sequence GTGACGAGCCCTACCGCCACCAAAAGCGTCCGCGATCGGCTGATCGACGCCGCGGAAGTGTGTCTGCGCGCCAAGGGCATTCGGTTGACAACGGTGTCTGAAGTGGCCGAAGTCGCCGGGGTGTCGCGGGGCTGGCTGTACCGCCATTTCCCCGACAAGGTGACGCTGCTTGGTGCGGCGCTGGTTCGCCTCAACGACGCCTACTGGTCCGAAGCGCACGCGGTGCTCGAGCAGGTCGAGGGCTTGGACCGGCAGATGGGCGTCGGCATCGCCCGCGCCCGCGGCGCCTACGACGATCCTGGCGCCTTGCTGATGAAGCTGCGGATGGACGAACCCGAGGAGTTCGCGGCGTGCGCGGGCGCCGGCGTGCAGGGTCTGGTCCCCGATCTGGCCGACTTCTGGTCACGGTATCTGGTCGCAGCGCGCGAGCGCGGCGAAACCCACCCCGATATCGACATCGCCGAAGCATCGGAATGGGTTGCGCGCGTGATTCTTTCGCTGTCGACCGTGCCCGGGAACACGCTGGACCCCGGTGACGCCGACGCGGTGGCGGCGTATGTGCGCCGCTACGTCATGCCCGGCCTACAAGCGTGA
- the rpmE gene encoding 50S ribosomal protein L31, translated as MKTGIHPDYVETTVHCGCGNTFTTRSTKKSGQIHVEVCSQCHPFYTGKQKILDSGGRVARFEKRYGKRKAGDKAASTDK; from the coding sequence ATGAAAACGGGTATTCACCCTGATTACGTCGAGACCACGGTGCACTGTGGCTGCGGCAACACCTTCACCACCCGCAGCACGAAGAAGAGCGGCCAGATTCACGTCGAGGTCTGCTCGCAGTGCCATCCCTTCTACACCGGCAAGCAGAAGATCCTCGACAGCGGCGGCCGCGTGGCCCGCTTCGAGAAGCGCTACGGCAAGCGCAAGGCTGGCGACAAGGCTGCTTCGACCGACAAATAG
- the prfA gene encoding peptide chain release factor 1: MTDTAPRIQALLAEHAALEKQLSEPDLHADPAAARKVGRRFAQVSPIVATYRKLEAARGDLEAARELAADDDSFAAEIPELEAAVEELDTHLTDLLAPRDPHDADDIVLEVKSGEGGEESALFAADLARMYIRYAERHGWTVTVLDETTSDLGGYKDATLSIRSKGDSADGVWSRLKFEGGVHRVQRVPVTESQGRVHTSAAGVLVYPEPEEVEEVQIDESDLRIDVYRSSGKGGQGVNTTDSAVRITHLPTGIVVTCQNERSQLQNKARALQVLAARLQALAEEQAQADASADRASQIRTVDRSERIRTYNFPENRIADHRINFKAHNLDQVLDGDLDALFDALAAADKQSRLQIT; the protein is encoded by the coding sequence ATGACGGACACGGCACCGCGGATCCAGGCGCTGCTGGCCGAGCATGCCGCCCTGGAGAAGCAACTCTCCGAGCCCGACCTGCATGCCGACCCGGCCGCGGCCCGCAAAGTGGGCCGCCGCTTCGCGCAGGTGTCGCCGATCGTCGCGACGTACCGCAAGCTGGAGGCCGCGCGCGGTGACCTGGAAGCGGCGAGAGAACTCGCGGCCGACGACGATTCGTTCGCCGCTGAGATCCCCGAATTGGAAGCCGCTGTCGAAGAACTCGACACGCACCTGACCGATCTGCTGGCGCCGCGTGACCCGCACGACGCCGACGACATCGTGCTCGAGGTGAAGTCGGGGGAGGGCGGCGAGGAGTCGGCGCTGTTCGCCGCCGACCTTGCCCGCATGTACATCCGCTACGCCGAACGGCACGGCTGGACCGTCACCGTGCTCGACGAGACCACGTCGGATCTCGGCGGCTACAAGGACGCCACGCTGTCGATCCGGAGCAAGGGCGATTCCGCCGACGGCGTCTGGTCCCGGCTGAAATTCGAAGGCGGCGTGCACCGCGTACAGCGCGTCCCGGTCACCGAGTCGCAGGGCCGCGTGCACACCTCGGCGGCAGGCGTGCTCGTCTATCCCGAACCCGAAGAGGTCGAGGAAGTCCAGATCGACGAGTCCGATCTGCGCATCGACGTCTACCGGTCGTCGGGCAAGGGCGGTCAAGGCGTCAACACCACCGACTCCGCGGTGCGCATCACCCACCTGCCGACCGGCATCGTCGTCACCTGCCAGAACGAACGTTCCCAGCTGCAGAACAAGGCCCGCGCCCTGCAGGTGCTCGCGGCGCGTCTGCAGGCCCTCGCCGAAGAACAGGCGCAGGCCGACGCGTCGGCCGACCGGGCCAGCCAGATCCGCACCGTCGACCGCAGCGAGCGCATCCGCACCTACAACTTCCCGGAGAACCGGATCGCCGATCACCGGATCAATTTCAAGGCACACAACCTCGATCAGGTGCTCGACGGCGACCTCGACGCGTTGTTCGACGCGCTGGCCGCGGCCGACAAGCAATCCAGGCTGCAAATAACATGA
- the prmC gene encoding peptide chain release factor N(5)-glutamine methyltransferase — protein MRQVIDAAEATLTEAGIGSPRADAELLAAHVAGTDRGRLAFTDAGPDFQQRFESLVAQRARRIPLQHLTGTAAFGTVTVHVGPGVFIPRPETESLLEWAAAQPFPAQPIIVDLCTGSGALALALAQRWPDARVIAVDDSEDALRYARRNTARTAVELIRADVTAPGLLTELDGRVDLLVGNPPYIPDGAALEPEVAEHDPTHALFGGPDGMAVIDRIVEHAARLLRAGGRCAIEHDDTTSALTVEAFTRTGRFVDVTPRYDLTGRPRFVSATRERLTA, from the coding sequence ATGCGCCAGGTGATCGACGCCGCCGAGGCGACGCTGACCGAGGCGGGAATCGGGTCGCCGCGCGCGGACGCCGAACTGCTGGCCGCCCACGTCGCAGGCACCGACCGCGGTCGGCTGGCGTTCACCGACGCCGGGCCCGACTTTCAGCAGCGCTTCGAAAGCCTCGTCGCCCAGCGCGCCAGACGGATCCCACTGCAACACCTCACCGGTACGGCGGCGTTCGGTACCGTCACCGTGCACGTCGGGCCCGGCGTGTTCATCCCGCGGCCGGAGACCGAGTCGCTGCTGGAATGGGCTGCGGCGCAACCGTTTCCGGCCCAGCCGATCATCGTCGACCTGTGCACGGGCTCCGGTGCGCTGGCGCTGGCGCTGGCGCAGCGCTGGCCCGACGCCCGCGTCATCGCCGTCGACGACTCCGAAGACGCGCTGCGCTACGCCCGACGCAATACCGCCCGAACCGCCGTCGAACTGATCAGGGCCGACGTCACCGCCCCAGGACTGCTGACAGAACTCGACGGCCGGGTGGACCTGCTGGTCGGCAACCCGCCCTACATCCCCGACGGCGCCGCGCTGGAACCCGAAGTGGCCGAACACGACCCGACGCACGCGCTGTTCGGCGGGCCGGACGGGATGGCGGTCATCGACCGCATCGTCGAGCACGCCGCCCGCCTGTTGCGTGCCGGTGGCCGGTGCGCCATCGAGCACGACGACACCACATCGGCGCTCACCGTCGAAGCATTCACCCGCACAGGCCGATTCGTGGACGTGACACCGCGATACGACCTGACCGGGCGGCCCCGATTCGTCTCCGCGACGCGTGAGAGGCTGACAGCATGA
- a CDS encoding L-threonylcarbamoyladenylate synthase — MTEQFDCSDPVQREAGIAAAISAVKGGRLVVMPTDTVYGIGADAFDNDAVAALLAAKGRGRDMPVGVLVGSWHTIDGLVFSVPDSARELIQAFWPGALSLVVRQAPSLQWDLGDAYGTVMLRMPLHPVAIELLREVGPMAVSSANVSGRPSAVSVDEARNQLGDLVEVYLDGGPAEQQAASTIVDLTGAEPRVLREGPVTLDAIAKVLGVQPESLTD; from the coding sequence ATGACGGAACAATTCGATTGCAGCGATCCGGTGCAACGCGAGGCGGGGATCGCGGCAGCAATCAGTGCCGTCAAGGGAGGCAGGCTCGTCGTGATGCCCACCGACACCGTGTACGGCATCGGTGCGGACGCCTTCGACAACGACGCCGTCGCGGCACTACTGGCCGCGAAGGGCCGCGGCCGCGATATGCCCGTCGGCGTATTGGTGGGCTCCTGGCACACCATCGACGGCTTGGTGTTCTCGGTGCCGGATAGCGCGCGCGAGTTGATCCAGGCGTTCTGGCCCGGCGCGCTGAGTCTGGTTGTGCGCCAGGCGCCGTCGCTGCAATGGGACCTCGGCGACGCATACGGCACGGTGATGCTGCGCATGCCGCTGCACCCGGTCGCCATCGAGTTGCTGCGCGAGGTCGGGCCGATGGCGGTCTCCAGCGCCAACGTCTCCGGCAGGCCCTCGGCTGTCTCTGTCGACGAAGCACGCAACCAACTCGGCGACCTCGTCGAGGTGTATCTCGACGGCGGGCCCGCCGAACAACAAGCCGCGTCGACGATCGTCGACCTCACCGGCGCTGAGCCTCGCGTGCTCAGGGAAGGCCCTGTCACGCTGGACGCCATCGCCAAAGTGCTCGGCGTGCAACCCGAGTCGCTCACGGACTGA
- a CDS encoding glycosyltransferase family 4 protein, which yields MQQYGATVVYATDSLLALNDRGAGVPLRELALVGLTAAIITYLATGWVRVLARKLGAVAYPRERDVHLQPIPRMGGLAMYIGVGSAVLLASQLPALTRGFVYSSGMPAVVVAGGLIMAIGLIDDRWGLDALTKFAGQITAASVLVTMGVAWSVLYIPIGGIGTIVLDQVSSILLTLALTVAIVNAMNFVDGLDGLAAGLGLITASAICIFSVGLLRDHGGDVLFYPPAVISVVLAGACLGFLPHNFHPAKIFMGDSGSMLIGLMLAAASTTAAGPISQTAYGARDVFALLSPFLLVVAVMFVPALDMLLAVIRRTRAGVHFSTPDKMHLHHRLLQIGHSHRRVVLLVYLWVGIIALGAASTIFFDPRYTGAVMLAAILVAIVVTLIPLLRRRDAPVGEMYDEK from the coding sequence GTGCAGCAGTACGGTGCGACGGTGGTCTACGCGACTGACAGCTTGCTAGCGCTCAACGACCGGGGTGCGGGTGTGCCGTTGCGTGAGCTCGCGCTCGTCGGGCTGACCGCGGCGATCATCACGTATCTGGCCACCGGCTGGGTGCGGGTGCTGGCCAGGAAACTCGGCGCGGTGGCGTACCCGCGTGAACGCGACGTCCACCTGCAACCCATCCCGCGCATGGGCGGGCTCGCGATGTACATCGGCGTCGGATCGGCGGTACTGCTGGCATCGCAGCTGCCTGCGCTGACTCGCGGGTTCGTCTACTCGTCGGGTATGCCGGCCGTCGTCGTCGCAGGCGGTTTGATCATGGCGATCGGCCTGATCGATGACCGCTGGGGACTCGACGCGCTGACCAAGTTCGCCGGCCAGATCACCGCTGCCAGCGTGCTGGTCACGATGGGCGTGGCATGGAGCGTGCTGTACATCCCGATCGGCGGGATCGGCACCATCGTGCTCGACCAGGTGTCGTCAATCCTGCTCACACTGGCGCTGACGGTCGCGATCGTGAACGCGATGAACTTCGTCGACGGCCTTGACGGGCTGGCGGCCGGGCTCGGGTTGATCACCGCATCGGCCATCTGCATCTTCTCTGTCGGCCTGCTGCGCGACCACGGCGGCGACGTCCTGTTCTACCCGCCCGCGGTGATCTCGGTGGTGCTGGCCGGCGCATGCCTGGGCTTCCTGCCGCACAACTTCCATCCCGCCAAGATCTTCATGGGCGACTCGGGGTCGATGCTGATCGGGCTGATGCTCGCGGCCGCCTCCACGACCGCCGCAGGCCCGATCTCGCAGACCGCATACGGCGCCCGCGACGTGTTCGCTCTGCTGTCGCCGTTCCTGTTGGTGGTTGCGGTGATGTTCGTGCCCGCGCTGGACATGCTGCTCGCCGTGATCCGCCGGACGCGGGCCGGGGTTCACTTCTCCACGCCCGACAAGATGCACCTACACCACCGGTTGCTGCAGATCGGTCATTCGCATCGACGGGTGGTGCTGCTCGTCTACCTCTGGGTCGGCATCATCGCGCTGGGCGCGGCGAGCACGATCTTCTTCGACCCGCGCTACACCGGAGCCGTCATGCTGGCCGCGATTCTGGTCGCGATCGTGGTGACTCTGATTCCGCTTCTTCGTCGCCGCGACGCCCCCGTCGGGGAAATGTACGACGAAAAGTAG